TCAACCTGTGTCTAACAATTCTAAATATCGTCAAATATTCGTTACAATAACTACTCTGAACgcgtttatataaacatttttacgtaCTTACcataaaattattccaaatactTCCAAACCCAAAATACGAAATGCCGTCCACCGTCGATTACGGCACTGCGACGAGCGTAACTatgataatgaattttttttcactcaAACGAAATTATACACCATTACAATAAACGAAAGCGACACAAAGCAATTTAACGtgacgaataatttttcatgtttaattttagcaattttaatgagtgttataaaaaattcattttctcttaACACTTCTGTTGATTAGAATCAAATCGATGTATATGAATAATGCTACGATTGCCAACCCGCGTTATATgataattttaagtaaaattatagTACATGTACGACTCGATACGATTATGTTCTATTGCATAGCAAATGTAtcgacaatatttttaacgccCGAGCGAAtggttaacaaaaattaactttattaaacaCTCGCTTCAAATGCGTTACGATTTTCAGTTTGTTGGCCGTTCGACTGGCGCACATCTACGATAGTTTAAAATAGAATGAGCCGTAGAACGTCCAAAAATACATCAGACTTTTGGTTAGTCCTGGATATCCAGTCGTTTTGCGTGAAAGCAAATTTCGTGTACAAAGGAAGCATCGTGTTCCGAGGAGCGATTCAATTGCTTCCTCTAACCATtcggtaattttaaatttaatacttggTTTTGTGCTTATTGTGGGTCGTGCAAATCGAGGTACTATTaagtttcgaaaaaatcgtcGATCACtgattttctcaaatttactGTCGTTTGTAAGAGTGTTCAAACAGCGAAACGTGTTTTTTGTTCAGAAATATTACTCCGTTTAGCAGTGAAAATACCTAAGAAACAAATTCGATTTTCGTCTGTTTTAGTACGCGTGTCTCGCATAACAGTGACATTTCTCGCAGATGAAAATGTCAGACACGGAGGCGCTTAAATTGGAAGCTGATCGAGAATCGTGTGTACCTGAAGCAACGAACCCTAATCAAGCGGATAATGCGGGAAACGCACCTTCGCCCGATACCGAAAATGCAGCTGTCCCCGCAACCGAGAATCAAAATGCACCTGCACCAGCCACGGAATGTGTTGTTGCGCATAACTCGGAAAATCAAGTCGTAGATGCACCTCTGAAGGAGGTGACTGCAACTGAAAGTGAAACTGTAGTCGAATCGACAAAGGGAATAGTAGACAACGTTGGTACGATTTCTGAGAGCAAATCAAACGAACAATCGGTAATTTCAACAACTACCAGATAATGTCAGACCGATATGTCGATCTACAATTGGAAGAAAAGCAACTGATCGTGATTCATGTTGAGAATAActcttacaaaatatatactgTAACATTTTCGCAACACATACAGCCATGAAATCTAATATTTGGTTGATTATTCTTGTCTCTGTTTTCGAATCTCAGTTTATGTATTTGGAGATCCCATTCGAAACAACTTAACAGCCACATTTTTTACAGCTACAAGTTCCTGAAATTCAGCAACCGCCGTCCATAGGCGCGGGAGATACTTGCTTGGTCCTAAAGCACGACGAAATCGctgataataataaagagaTTGATGGAACATCgatatcgatagaaaaatCGCTCGTGGACGATGATAAAAAAGTAAGCGACAATGAACTTATGATATCGAAACTGAAACAGGAAGTCCAGGTAAGAATTAAGGATAAGGTGGGTCGAGTAACCGTAGTCAGACCTgggaagaaattatttttattaaatacgagGTTTTGGAAACCTGCTCTATTGCTTCACTGCATTTCACATTAAAGTCATCCCTTTTTGAAGAGCACCTTgcgttttattcaaataatgacCAGGTCTGATGACGATATATTCAACAAGTTTAACGATTTCCATTTCGTCCGTAGAAAAGGATCGAGGAACGAGATTCATACCAAAAGAAACTGCAATGCACCGAGAAGAAGCTGGCAGCGTTACAGACGTCGTACGACGCCCTGATGAAAGGCGAGGGCAACGAAGTCCTTCTTCGTCGCATGGTGGACCAACTGAAGGGTAAACTGATACAGACCTCGTTGCAATTAGAGGATCGCATCCGCACCGTCACCACTCAGGAAAAGCAAATCAGCGCGTTGAACAGCCAAGTGGCTTCTCTGAAGGAAGTAGAGTCTCTTACCAGGAGTCTGTTACAAATTCGTAACATGGAAGTCAAGCATCTACAGGTAAACTGAGCTAGAAATCTTGGAAACACAGTTTATTTGTCTACTTATTTCTGGTTCATTTGTCAGTCTTTACAAGCAACTAAATTAATATCTCCAAACCTTAGTCTGATTCCTCTAGAACGACGTTTAGATTACAATTTACTAACCCATCGATAATATAGGCCGAAGTCGACGACATGGAAGTTCGAATCACCGAAGAACGGGATCGATACACCacgatgataaataaaatggacGCCGCGGTGAAATTGAATGCGGATCTGAAGAAGGAATACGAAACCCAGCTTTGTCTCTTCCGAGATCTTCGAGAGAAGTACGAAGAGAAGGTCACGTTGTTGTCAGAAGAGAAGCGAGCTCTTGAAAATAACGCGCAAACCGTTCCTCAATAAGTTCCATTAAACACCCTAAGTTGTGttactttataattacattaatttgtataaaataaaaaatgttgctaGTGACGTGTGACTgcgcgattttatttttttgtaccatGTATTCTattgaaaactaaaattaataactcaAAGAATATCGTACAATGAATGACATTCTATCAGAACTATCTCTGCCGCAAATATCGtactaatgaaaattctttgcAACAGAAACCTTTTAACAAACGAAGTACACTTTGGTTGCAACATTCTTTGACGTTTTCGTTACGTGTATTTAGTAcagtaatttattacaaaatattaattttatggttctttattaatgtatttaaaaaacattatacCATTCGTTTCCGTGGTGTAGTGGTTATCACATCCGCCTAACACGCGGAAGGTCCCCGGTTCGATCCCGGGcggaaacatattttttttttatttattaaaaatagaaaatggaacAGTATCATTTCGTTTTTTATAAACTATGTTTGACGATTACTATGGTGTTCTCTTTACCTGAAAAAGGGATTCTATAAGTTCATAATTGAGAAGTCTGGAACGTATGAACGGATCAAAGTACAAATAATTGTATGGATAAGAATAATAACGAATTACTTGTATGTGTGAATCAACTGACACGTTCTTTAAACAGTGTCGGGGAATCCGTTAACGGAAAACGCGTGGTTATCTTTTGTTGTTTTCGTTTCGCGGTACTTCCCGCTGGACAGAAGAACTTTCACCTTAAATAAGATTTGTTCTTGCAGTGACTCTCGATaaatcagtgtttctcaatctTGTTTCGTCTGTAAACTATGTACAATTTATACTTGTACCTATCTCCTTCCCTTTTATGCTctctgttaattaataaagattaTAGTATATTTACTGTTTGcttataatatgtaatattatacaataaaatatactagattaaaatatacatgaaatgTCTAGTTTTTGTTCTAAATAAAAGCAAATCTGTATACTCCCAGAATAGTAGAAATCCagcagaaattaaatttaacgtgctttctataaaatattgcgtatatcaatatagtataataaaattaatataacgtAATATCTACAGTTGAAAGTTACAGTAAAGTAACGGAAAAGATGTAACGAAAAGTATGCGTCGCTCAGAATAAGCGATGGGGAAAATCATTAGAAAAACATTCTGATCGCACATGTGTACCGCGTAGACGGTGATTCCCGGGTACGTATCGAAAGTCCTTGAACTGCCGCGCACAACGTGTTCCACAAATCGTATAAATACGTGGCAACCAAATGTATCAGACATCAGTTTCTCCTTAACTGCAGAACCATCGACATCTACCGGATAGCAATCGCTGGTGAGACAATAACAGTCACtgtataacaattattttatctgtgaaagtaacatttataaacattacgcataattatttaatcttagcGCGCTAAACACACATCGATCATGAAGAAGTTTACGGTCTTGTCAGTTATGGCTGTCGTTCTTGCAACGATGGCCTTTGGGCAATCCATCGCGGGGCCACCGAAACCACTAACTTTACCTCGAGAAACagtatgtatatgtttattattaatatgttgCGTTGAAAGAATGGTATTAAATATGAAGGATTAAAATTGTGAATTACCCTCCTAGCGTGACGCTGAACCGGAACCTGCCGCTGTTTACGTACCAGTACATTATCCTGGTGGTCCTCCACGTCCACCTCCAccggtaaatatttattataaattatattaagtatTCACGTTACATTAAATAACTTCAATTACTTTCTTAGAAGGTTCGTCGGGAAGCAGACCCAGAGGCTGAACCTTCCCGGCCAGTATATGTTCCTCCCCCACGCCCACCTCACCCAGtgagtatatatataatacatacatgaaatttattttaataaataataacaaaatatttaatattaactttattactTTTCGTAGCGTCTACGTCGTGAGGCAGACCCAGAGGCTGAACCTTCCCGGCCCGTATATGTTCCTCCCCCACGACCACCTCACCCAGTAAGTATACATACATGACACatacatgaaatttattttaataaataataataaaatatttaattttaacttcattcCTTTTCGTAGCGTCTTCGTCGTGAAGCAGACCCAGAGGCTGAACCTTCCCGACCCGTATATGTTCCTCCCCCACGCCCACCTCACCCAGTAAGTATATActtaatatatacatgaaatttgttttaagaaataataacaaaatagttaatattaattttattgcttTTCGTAGCGTCTACGTCGTGAGGCAGACCCAGAGGCTGAACCTTCCCGGCCCGTATATGTTCCTCCCCCACGACCACCTCACCCAGTAAGTATACATACATGACACAcacatgaaatttattttaataaataataacaaaatatttaattttaacttcattcCTTTTCGTAGCGTCTTCGTCGTGAAGCAGACCCAGAGGCTGAACCTTCCCGGCCAGTATATGTTCCTCCCCCACGCCCACCTCAtccagtaaatatttattctcattaatatttatttaatctataACGCATTGAATgttatgtaatatattgaattttctttttcagcgTGTCTAATGCGTTCCAAAGGTGCTAACATACCTACGACTCTGCCAACCAATGCAATTATAGTTAATGAATACCTGCCAACAAACCATACCAATAGAATAAggattaaacataatttatatgaGATTTAAACTTGATACTGCTGTAATTGTTTTACTatcatatttcatattttattaagaaatgaaagtaCGCATTGTAACTACTCCTGTGCCATCTACTTACAGAtcctaaatattaataaaacacattttattgacgcttctaaatatttcatacttattatttaccaATCATCATTGAACATTATTCATAAGTACCTACATAGCATTTCATGAACCaagaaaaaagtatcgaaaaccTGTGgcttaaatataaagaaataattaaaagaattaagatTGCAAAAAACAAAGATgttatgtaaaagaaaaggtacacgatataaaataaatcagcTTGGATCAGAACCTTCGAAGTTTGAcaccagtggcgccatcggtggtaaAACACCCAAGTTTGTAGAAAAAATAGTTACCACTATTGCTGCTAAATGGCGCCActgaataaagaaaattcataaaaacgataaatttgaCTTATTAAAACAGTATATGATAGTATTAATAAGtaaagaatcgtattaattaagcatttatgaaaaataatgattaatattgacaaacttggacgttttctcATCGATGACGGTAATCGAGGGTTCCTAAATTagttcattctttttattggTCCGTGAAACGCAAAGGTACCTATTTACTTCccctgattacgaaatgcataatcattatgtgttttttttcattattgtgcctGAAAAACGGGAAAAGCTATCTAGTAATTCACCTACTTCCCTTTGGTGGCGCCAGTTTACCTCCTATCGGGAcctaaaaaatgttggagtatCGTCTTTGTAAAAGTATTCTATGACTTCGTAGCGTGTTCGTgacgtaatttattaaattgctaTGGCGGAGAATTAGTGGAGttgtcgaatttatttacgattCTGCTCTGTCATTGCGTTAAGAAAAACCATAgttcatttttcgataaaataccATGGACAGCAATAAGGATGAGGCAGAGCGGTGCATGGAACTCGCTGAACGATATCTTCGGGAAAAGAAGTACGATGAGGCCGAAAAATTTATACGTAAAGCACAGAAACTTTATCCAACGAAGAAGGCTGAAGGTAAGCTAATAGAAAATCCACGTCAGTGTTTTGTAGGTAACACATTAATCGATTCTTTCCACCCTCCAGTCTATGTATACCTTTTATATCACCGATCCTTTGGGGTTGTCATATTATATGACATTTCTGTCGTATATGCGATTATATAGCTTCAGGATAAGGTACACTGTCGTTAATTTGTTAAGAAACCATTTTAAggtttattatgaaatttttgtaacaatataCTTCATATAATtacacaaaaatgaaatttttttacttggacactatttttttatttatattttatttatattgtatttaagtGTATTTCTGAACTTgattcaaaaagaaattagaagaaagaaaaggaagaaaattgcgtagtttcgataaattaaaaataccttGATGTTACTGACTTATATTCACAGATGTATTAGCAAAAGTGGCAatgttttcaaaacaaaatcaaaAGACCGAGTCTGAACCTACCGTTAGAAAACGTCAAACAGCACCTAAAGAAACTCCACAAGTTCAAGCTTCTGCTGATTATACAAAGGAACAACTTGAGCATGTTATAAGGTACATGTGTGACATAAATTTCTATATGTTTACTGCTGATTCTGCATATGATAAAGCAGACAAGGTATCTTTTAAGGTGCCATATCCTTGTGTGCTATAGATgttctattttcaaatatttcaataccTATTTAAATCCTACATTTATTATGTCAAAgcatctttaatttttcatcgcaaTGGTCATAAGTGTGTTGATAGTGTTGCAATGCGATAGTTCTTGTGACAGAGGAGTTCttaaatttacaatactattatgtactttttaatgaaattaagttaatattcacaatataaataaatgtacatgtaATACCATTTGTTATGATTAATCACAAAAAGTTACTTGTGCTTGTCATCTCCAGATATATCAActgtttataatttgaaataaataaaacatattcctTTGTCTTTTATAATGGAATTGTTAACATAAACGTAATTGctttaattatagaattaagAAGAGCAAagattattatgaaattttgagTGTAACTAAAGAAGCAACCGATAGTGATATCAAAAAGGCATATAAAAAGCTAGCACTTCAATTACAtcctgataaaaataaagctcCAGGTTCAGCTGAG
The sequence above is drawn from the Hylaeus volcanicus isolate JK05 chromosome 2, UHH_iyHylVolc1.0_haploid, whole genome shotgun sequence genome and encodes:
- the LOC128872608 gene encoding uncharacterized protein LOC128872608, with product MKMSDTEALKLEADRESCVPEATNPNQADNAGNAPSPDTENAAVPATENQNAPAPATECVVAHNSENQVVDAPLKEVTATESETVVESTKGIVDNVGTISESKSNEQSLQVPEIQQPPSIGAGDTCLVLKHDEIADNNKEIDGTSISIEKSLVDDDKKVSDNELMISKLKQEVQKRIEERDSYQKKLQCTEKKLAALQTSYDALMKGEGNEVLLRRMVDQLKGKLIQTSLQLEDRIRTVTTQEKQISALNSQVASLKEVESLTRSLLQIRNMEVKHLQAEVDDMEVRITEERDRYTTMINKMDAAVKLNADLKKEYETQLCLFRDLREKYEEKVTLLSEEKRALENNAQTVPQ